The proteins below are encoded in one region of Effusibacillus dendaii:
- the fdhA gene encoding formaldehyde dehydrogenase, glutathione-independent, translating into MAGNRALVYVGPGKVEVRDIDFPDLVLRDGPGVNPLNVGRKCEHGVILKVVTTNICGSDQHMVRGRTTAPSGLVLGHEITGEVIEVGRDVEFIKKGDLVSVPFNIACGRCRMCRERKTHICLNVNPDRPGSAYGYVDMGGWVGGQSEYVMVPYADFQLLKFPDKDRAMEKIRDLTMLSDIFPTGYHGARSAGVTTGSTVYVAGAGPVGLAAAHSAQILGAAVVIVGDLNSERLAQARSFGCETIDLSQHDNLGEQIEQILGVPEVDCAIDCVGFEAHGHGPDHQEAPATVLNSIMEVTQAGGRLGIPGLYVTGDPGAIDEDAKVGSLKIRIGLGWAKAHTFVTGQTPVMQYNRELMMSILNGKAQIAKAVNATVISLDDAPGGYGDFDKGAAKKFVIDPHGLVN; encoded by the coding sequence ATGGCAGGTAACAGAGCACTGGTCTACGTTGGCCCTGGCAAAGTCGAGGTGAGGGACATTGACTTTCCGGATTTGGTTTTGAGAGATGGTCCAGGTGTAAATCCGCTAAACGTTGGCCGTAAATGTGAACATGGTGTCATCCTTAAAGTTGTTACGACGAATATCTGCGGAAGTGACCAGCATATGGTTCGGGGGAGAACAACGGCACCATCAGGACTTGTCCTCGGGCACGAGATAACCGGGGAAGTGATCGAGGTGGGCCGTGATGTAGAATTTATAAAGAAGGGCGACCTCGTATCGGTTCCGTTCAACATCGCCTGCGGTCGTTGCCGCATGTGCAGAGAACGCAAAACCCATATCTGCTTAAATGTCAATCCGGATCGCCCCGGCTCCGCCTATGGATACGTAGACATGGGCGGTTGGGTCGGCGGTCAATCCGAGTATGTCATGGTTCCTTACGCGGATTTCCAACTTCTCAAGTTTCCCGACAAGGATCGGGCGATGGAGAAGATCCGCGATTTGACGATGCTTTCGGATATTTTCCCAACAGGTTACCACGGCGCCCGTAGCGCTGGCGTCACCACAGGTTCAACAGTCTATGTCGCAGGTGCCGGTCCGGTGGGACTTGCTGCCGCTCACTCGGCTCAGATCTTAGGTGCAGCGGTTGTCATCGTTGGTGATCTGAACTCGGAGAGGCTCGCACAGGCGAGAAGCTTCGGATGTGAGACGATTGACCTAAGCCAACACGATAACCTGGGAGAGCAAATCGAACAAATCCTCGGCGTACCAGAGGTCGACTGCGCGATTGATTGCGTGGGCTTCGAAGCGCACGGGCACGGACCCGATCATCAGGAGGCTCCTGCGACGGTGCTCAATTCTATTATGGAGGTCACACAGGCTGGTGGAAGGCTTGGTATCCCGGGATTGTATGTGACAGGGGACCCCGGGGCCATCGATGAGGACGCAAAGGTTGGCTCGCTCAAGATCCGCATCGGTCTCGGCTGGGCAAAAGCCCATACCTTCGTCACAGGTCAAACTCCGGTCATGCAATATAATCGGGAATTGATGATGTCCATCCTTAACGGAAAGGCACAGATCGCTAAAGCGGTTAACGCCACAGTCATTTCATTGGATGATGCTCCAGGAGGTTACGGTGACTTTGACAAAGGGGCAGCCAAGAAGTTCGTAATTGACCCTCACGGCTTGGTCAATTAA
- a CDS encoding sigma-54-dependent Fis family transcriptional regulator, protein MSSLNEFEETEMIHQSWDRCRQLGLKPTDAVHDQMITEKQLQEIMKENEGLIQHTTSIFEKLFPFMKHTEHVAVLVDQNGIIIHTAGDQFFEEQARKIQLQVGTSWQEQYKGTNAMGVALIEGKPIRIHGKQHFYITNHFLTCAASPIYNSTGELIGAINISGRKEQFNPYTLSLACMIADSLQNRLLFEQAKREHFLTLKELEHTVNYHPLPLLSLDKDHRIIRANQAAHRILGMDCIGKEFKGKKGFIVETISDNTRKIWCSVAIYKNEEKKENRLYNFDDIAGSCPSILRVKELAQKASCTDFPILLYGESGTGKELLAQSIHSASLRTEYPFIAVNCSAIPESLVESELFGYERGAFTGANREGGQGKFEAAHLGTIFLDEISDMSLRAQAALLRVLQEKRITRVGGVKSESVDIRIIAATNKDLSEEVKAGRFRADLYYRLKGIQITLPPLRERSDIIPLAEYLLDKMNYPTRVLSKETEKKLLTHNWPGNVRELNSVLIQASFLAEGGEISPEHIQLENISVRPEDDNAESIPSLIEAEINAIKKSLQVTGWNISKAAKLLQIGRNTLYNKIKEYNISQL, encoded by the coding sequence TTGTCATCTCTAAACGAATTTGAGGAAACGGAAATGATTCATCAATCCTGGGACCGCTGTCGCCAACTTGGTCTGAAACCTACCGATGCTGTTCATGACCAAATGATCACGGAAAAACAATTACAGGAGATAATGAAGGAAAATGAGGGGCTGATACAGCACACCACCTCGATCTTTGAAAAACTGTTTCCATTCATGAAACACACGGAACATGTTGCCGTACTTGTAGATCAGAATGGTATTATTATCCACACTGCCGGTGATCAGTTCTTCGAAGAGCAGGCTCGAAAGATTCAGTTACAGGTGGGTACGAGTTGGCAGGAGCAATATAAAGGAACAAACGCTATGGGAGTTGCACTGATAGAAGGAAAACCAATCCGGATTCACGGTAAACAGCATTTTTATATTACCAATCACTTTCTTACCTGCGCTGCGAGTCCAATTTATAATTCAACCGGAGAATTAATAGGGGCTATCAATATTAGCGGCAGAAAAGAACAGTTTAACCCCTATACCCTCTCACTCGCCTGTATGATAGCAGATTCCTTGCAAAATCGACTCTTATTCGAGCAGGCGAAACGAGAACACTTTCTCACCTTAAAAGAACTTGAACATACAGTGAATTATCACCCGCTTCCCCTCCTATCCCTTGACAAGGATCATCGTATCATTCGTGCCAATCAAGCCGCACACCGGATTTTGGGTATGGATTGTATTGGAAAAGAGTTTAAAGGGAAAAAGGGATTTATCGTGGAAACAATATCCGATAATACACGTAAAATCTGGTGTTCTGTGGCCATCTATAAAAATGAAGAAAAGAAAGAAAATCGCCTGTATAACTTTGACGACATTGCCGGATCGTGCCCAAGCATCTTGCGGGTAAAAGAACTCGCTCAAAAAGCTTCATGCACCGATTTTCCCATCCTTCTTTACGGAGAGAGTGGAACCGGAAAGGAGCTGTTAGCTCAATCAATCCATTCCGCCAGCTTGCGTACGGAATATCCTTTCATTGCTGTAAACTGCAGTGCGATACCGGAAAGCCTTGTGGAAAGCGAATTGTTTGGTTATGAACGGGGGGCATTTACGGGCGCTAACCGTGAAGGAGGGCAAGGGAAATTTGAAGCGGCTCATCTTGGGACCATTTTCCTTGACGAGATTAGTGATATGTCCCTCCGCGCACAAGCTGCATTACTCCGTGTGTTACAAGAGAAAAGAATTACCCGGGTTGGCGGGGTTAAAAGCGAGTCCGTTGACATACGAATCATTGCAGCCACAAACAAGGATTTGTCAGAAGAGGTAAAAGCAGGGCGGTTTCGTGCGGACCTTTACTACCGGTTGAAAGGTATACAAATCACGCTCCCGCCGCTGCGTGAACGAAGTGACATAATTCCATTGGCTGAATATTTGTTAGACAAAATGAATTATCCGACCAGAGTCCTATCAAAGGAAACTGAAAAAAAACTACTAACCCATAACTGGCCCGGAAACGTGCGTGAACTTAACAGTGTACTCATTCAGGCTTCTTTTCTAGCCGAAGGTGGGGAAATCAGTCCAGAACATATACAACTTGAAAATATTTCCGTTCGCCCAGAAGATGATAACGCGGAATCCATTCCGTCATTAATAGAGGCGGAAATAAACGCCATCAAAAAATCACTGCAAGTCACTGGATGGAACATAAGCAAAGCAGCTAAACTGTTGCAAATTGGACGCAATACTTTATACAACAAAATTAAGGAATACAACATTAGTCAATTATAA